A stretch of Aeromicrobium tamlense DNA encodes these proteins:
- a CDS encoding demethylmenaquinone methyltransferase, which produces MRAGLDKDPRDVARMFDTVAARYDLTNDVLSLGQDRRWRKKVVATVDPQRGERILDLAAGTGTSSAPFAEAGAHVVPCDFSIGMLEVGKQQFPGLDFTAGDGMALPFADGVFDAVTISFGLRNIHDPLQGLRELLRVTRPGGRIVVCEFSTPTWKPFEALYSNYLMRALPPIARRVSSNPESYVYLAESIRSWPDQRGLAVRMTEAGWGPVTWENLSGGIVAVHRAERPV; this is translated from the coding sequence ATGAGAGCAGGGCTGGACAAGGATCCTCGCGACGTCGCGCGCATGTTCGACACGGTGGCGGCGCGGTACGACCTCACGAACGACGTCCTCTCCCTCGGCCAGGACCGTCGCTGGCGCAAGAAGGTCGTCGCCACCGTCGATCCCCAGCGCGGCGAGCGCATCCTCGACCTCGCCGCCGGCACCGGCACCTCCAGCGCCCCGTTCGCCGAGGCGGGCGCTCACGTCGTGCCGTGCGACTTCTCGATCGGCATGCTCGAGGTCGGCAAGCAGCAGTTCCCGGGCCTCGACTTCACCGCGGGCGACGGCATGGCGCTGCCCTTCGCCGACGGTGTGTTCGACGCCGTGACGATCTCCTTCGGCCTGCGCAACATCCACGACCCGCTCCAGGGCCTGCGTGAGCTGCTCCGCGTCACGCGCCCCGGCGGCCGCATCGTCGTGTGCGAGTTCTCCACCCCCACGTGGAAGCCCTTCGAGGCGCTCTACTCCAACTACCTCATGCGGGCGCTGCCGCCGATCGCGCGACGCGTCTCCTCGAACCCGGAGTCCTACGTCTATCTCGCCGAGTCGATCCGCTCGTGGCCCGACCAGCGCGGCCTCGCGGTGCGGATGACGGAGGCCGGATGGGGCCCCGTGACGTGGGAGAACCTCTCCGGCGGCATCGTCGCGGTGCACCGCGCCGAGCGCCCCGTCTGA
- a CDS encoding DUF3037 domain-containing protein: MSTYAYQYVVLRCVPRPEREEFVNVGVVLYCQEADFLAVEWGVDRERIAAFAPGLDLDRVCAALEFVSGVCAGDARGGEASDRPLGQRFGFLKAPKSTVVQPGPVHGGVTEDPAAELSRLRSQLVG, translated from the coding sequence ATGAGCACCTACGCGTACCAGTACGTCGTCCTGCGCTGCGTGCCACGCCCCGAGCGGGAGGAGTTCGTGAACGTCGGCGTCGTCCTCTACTGCCAGGAGGCCGACTTCCTCGCCGTCGAGTGGGGGGTGGACCGGGAGCGGATCGCCGCGTTCGCCCCCGGCCTGGACCTGGATCGCGTCTGCGCCGCCCTGGAGTTCGTGAGCGGCGTGTGTGCCGGCGACGCTCGGGGCGGCGAGGCCTCGGACCGCCCGCTGGGACAGCGCTTCGGCTTCCTCAAGGCGCCGAAGTCCACCGTCGTCCAGCCCGGACCCGTGCACGGCGGCGTCACGGAGGACCCCGCGGCGGAGCTGTCCCGCCTGAGGTCGCAGCTGGTGGGCTGA
- a CDS encoding NADH-quinone oxidoreductase subunit C, with protein sequence MSDETQDASHETRAELQKSDATELEVIEVREGAFGVHGTGDTSGFGGLRRPVVMPGASQPPYGGWFDEVAERLASGEGLHDAIEKVVVHRGEITFFIRRESLLRAAWHLRDDAGLRFELFSGVSGVHYPGDTGRELHAVYHLLSMTHNRRIRLEVTAPEEDPTVPSVVAVYPTADWHEREVWDMFGIVFDGHPHLTRILMPDDWPGHPQRKDYPLGGIDVEFKGGFIPAPDNRRSYS encoded by the coding sequence ATGAGCGATGAGACCCAGGACGCGTCCCACGAGACGCGGGCCGAGCTGCAGAAGAGCGACGCCACCGAGCTCGAGGTCATCGAGGTCCGTGAGGGCGCCTTCGGCGTCCACGGCACCGGCGACACCAGCGGCTTCGGCGGACTGCGCCGTCCCGTGGTCATGCCCGGCGCCTCGCAGCCGCCCTACGGCGGCTGGTTCGACGAGGTCGCCGAGCGGCTCGCGTCGGGCGAGGGCCTGCACGACGCGATCGAGAAGGTCGTCGTCCACCGCGGCGAGATCACGTTCTTCATCCGCCGCGAGTCGCTGCTCCGGGCCGCCTGGCACCTGCGCGACGACGCGGGCCTGCGCTTCGAGCTGTTCAGCGGCGTCAGCGGCGTGCACTACCCGGGAGACACCGGGCGCGAGCTGCACGCGGTCTACCACCTGCTCTCGATGACCCACAACCGCCGGATCCGGCTCGAGGTCACCGCGCCCGAGGAGGACCCCACGGTCCCCAGCGTCGTCGCGGTCTACCCCACGGCCGACTGGCATGAGCGCGAGGTGTGGGACATGTTCGGAATCGTCTTCGACGGTCACCCGCACCTGACCCGGATCCTCATGCCGGACGACTGGCCCGGCCACCCGCAGCGGAAGGACTACCCGCTCGGAGGAATCGACGTGGAGTTCAAGGGCGGGTTCATCCCCGCCCCGGACAACAGGAGGTCGTACAGCTGA
- a CDS encoding isochorismate synthase: MSTLATDGRPEPLVVRSREIEDPGALLALLPPTSDALAWVHGGDGIVGWGRAASYSPDGDDRFDAADDWWAEVVDASVVRDEVELPGSGLVAFGSFTFADGPGSVLTVPEVVVGRRDGRCWVTTIGLSLGPSPALSTSTPTDPSGTLFADEPGRRDDWAATVEAAVRRIQSGELDKVVLARSVDASFEEPLDVRSPLARLASAYPSCWTFHVDGFFGSTPEMLVRLQGGLVTSRVLAGTIRRTGDDARDLSLAASLARSSKDLEEHEYAVRSVADALAPHCTGMNVPESPFVLHLPNVMHLATDVTGVLRDDAGVLALVASLHPSAAVGGTPTADAVRVIAEIEQLDRGRYAGPVGWIGASGDGEWGIGLRSAQVAPDRRGARLFAGCGIVADSSPADELAEADAKLIPVRDALA; this comes from the coding sequence GTGAGCACGCTGGCGACCGACGGACGGCCCGAGCCACTCGTCGTACGGTCCCGCGAGATCGAGGATCCCGGCGCGCTGCTGGCCCTGCTGCCGCCCACCTCCGACGCCCTGGCCTGGGTGCACGGCGGCGACGGCATCGTCGGCTGGGGCCGTGCGGCCTCCTACTCCCCCGACGGGGACGACCGTTTCGACGCCGCCGACGACTGGTGGGCCGAGGTCGTCGACGCCTCCGTCGTGCGCGACGAGGTCGAGCTGCCCGGCAGCGGACTGGTCGCGTTCGGCAGCTTCACGTTCGCCGACGGACCCGGCTCGGTGCTCACCGTGCCCGAGGTCGTCGTGGGCCGCCGTGACGGCCGCTGCTGGGTCACCACGATCGGCCTCTCGCTGGGTCCGTCCCCCGCGCTCTCCACGTCCACGCCAACCGATCCCTCCGGCACCCTGTTCGCCGACGAGCCGGGCCGCCGCGACGACTGGGCGGCCACGGTCGAGGCCGCCGTCCGGCGCATCCAGTCCGGCGAGCTCGACAAGGTCGTCCTGGCCCGCTCGGTCGACGCCTCCTTCGAGGAGCCGCTCGACGTCCGGTCGCCGCTGGCCCGCCTCGCCTCGGCCTACCCGAGCTGCTGGACCTTCCACGTCGACGGCTTCTTCGGCTCCACCCCCGAGATGCTCGTGCGGCTGCAGGGCGGCCTCGTCACGTCGCGCGTCCTCGCCGGCACGATCCGCCGCACCGGCGACGACGCCCGCGACCTCTCGCTCGCGGCCTCGCTCGCCCGCTCCAGCAAGGACCTCGAGGAGCACGAGTACGCGGTCCGGTCCGTCGCCGACGCGCTGGCCCCGCACTGCACCGGCATGAACGTGCCCGAGTCGCCGTTCGTGCTGCACCTGCCCAACGTCATGCACCTGGCCACCGACGTCACCGGCGTGCTGCGTGACGACGCCGGCGTGCTGGCGCTCGTCGCCTCGCTGCACCCGTCGGCCGCGGTGGGCGGCACGCCCACGGCCGACGCCGTTCGCGTCATCGCCGAGATCGAGCAGCTCGACCGCGGCCGCTACGCCGGCCCGGTGGGCTGGATCGGTGCGTCGGGCGACGGCGAGTGGGGCATCGGCCTGCGCTCGGCGCAGGTGGCGCCCGACCGCCGCGGTGCGCGGCTGTTCGCCGGCTGCGGCATCGTGGCCGACTCCTCCCCCGCCGACGAGCTGGCCGAGGCCGACGCCAAGCTGATCCCCGTCCGCGACGCCCTGGCCTGA
- a CDS encoding NADH-quinone oxidoreductase subunit A: MNEYIPILVLGGIAFAFALFSVGIAPFTGPARYNRAKMDRYESGIEPSPLPEGGGKVSIKYFFTAMMFIVFDIEIVFLYPFAVAFDELSWFAFFAVMLFLLNITIAYVYEWRRGGMDWT, encoded by the coding sequence GTGAACGAGTACATCCCGATCTTGGTGCTGGGTGGCATCGCGTTCGCGTTCGCGCTGTTCAGCGTCGGCATCGCGCCGTTCACCGGCCCGGCTCGCTACAACCGGGCCAAGATGGATCGCTACGAGTCCGGCATCGAGCCGAGCCCGCTGCCCGAGGGCGGCGGCAAGGTCTCCATCAAGTACTTCTTCACGGCGATGATGTTCATCGTCTTCGACATCGAGATCGTGTTCCTCTACCCGTTCGCCGTCGCCTTCGACGAGCTGAGCTGGTTCGCGTTCTTCGCCGTCATGCTCTTCCTGCTCAACATCACGATCGCGTACGTCTATGAGTGGCGTCGCGGGGGAATGGACTGGACCTGA
- a CDS encoding aldehyde dehydrogenase family protein — translation MTATIEPSVETTEGPRPTFDSLNPATGDVVGTFPIDGRAEVDAAVAAAREASAWWRDLGFDGRKEYLLQWRSVLTRRLSQLADQVHREGGKPHGDALLEAGLAIDHIAWAAKSAGKVLGRHKVGTGLLMSNQTAYVEYKPLGVVGVIGPWNYPTFTPMGSIAYALAAGNAVVFKPSEYTPGVGRFLVDTFTEVVHGRPVLNLVTGLGETGNHLCTAAVDKIAFTGSAATGKKVMAACAENLTPVVIEAGGKDSLIVDEDADLQSAAEAALWAGMSNAGQTCIGTERVYVHEKVFDPFMAELLKQAEGIRPGYDDGGVYGPATMPKQLDVIRSHIDDALARGGQAVLGGAGAVGDKYVQPTIITHVPEDSLAVTEETFGPTLVVNPVKDMDEAVELTNATKYGLAGAVFGKKRAMDVAARIRSGMTSVNSVISFAAIPGLPFGGVGDSGFGRIHGPDGLREFTYPKAITKQRMKPVLMLQSLTRDEKTESRFQQILTVMHGGSSTLPKRR, via the coding sequence ATGACCGCCACCATCGAGCCCTCCGTGGAGACCACCGAGGGTCCCCGGCCCACGTTCGACTCGCTGAACCCCGCCACGGGAGACGTCGTCGGCACCTTCCCGATCGACGGCCGGGCCGAGGTCGACGCCGCGGTGGCGGCCGCGCGCGAGGCCTCCGCCTGGTGGCGCGACCTGGGCTTCGACGGCCGCAAGGAGTACCTGCTCCAGTGGCGCAGCGTGCTGACCCGCCGGCTCAGCCAGCTCGCCGACCAGGTGCACCGCGAGGGCGGCAAGCCGCACGGCGACGCGCTGCTCGAGGCCGGCCTGGCGATCGACCACATCGCGTGGGCCGCCAAGTCCGCCGGCAAGGTGCTCGGCCGCCACAAGGTCGGCACGGGCCTGCTGATGTCCAACCAGACCGCCTACGTCGAGTACAAGCCGCTCGGCGTCGTCGGCGTGATCGGCCCGTGGAACTACCCGACCTTCACGCCGATGGGCTCGATCGCGTACGCGCTGGCCGCCGGCAACGCCGTGGTGTTCAAGCCCAGCGAGTACACGCCGGGCGTCGGCCGCTTCCTCGTGGACACGTTCACCGAGGTCGTGCACGGCCGCCCCGTCCTGAACCTCGTCACCGGCCTGGGCGAGACCGGCAACCACCTGTGCACCGCCGCCGTCGACAAGATCGCGTTCACCGGCTCGGCCGCCACGGGCAAGAAGGTGATGGCGGCCTGCGCCGAGAACCTCACGCCCGTCGTCATCGAGGCCGGCGGCAAGGACTCGCTCATCGTCGACGAGGACGCCGACCTGCAGTCGGCCGCCGAGGCGGCGCTGTGGGCGGGCATGTCGAACGCGGGCCAGACCTGCATCGGCACCGAGCGCGTCTACGTGCACGAGAAGGTCTTCGACCCGTTCATGGCCGAGCTGCTCAAGCAGGCCGAGGGCATCCGTCCCGGCTACGACGACGGCGGCGTCTACGGCCCCGCCACGATGCCCAAGCAGCTCGACGTCATCCGCAGCCACATCGACGACGCCCTCGCCCGCGGCGGCCAGGCGGTCCTGGGTGGCGCCGGTGCGGTCGGCGACAAGTACGTGCAGCCCACGATCATCACCCACGTGCCCGAGGACTCGCTCGCGGTCACCGAGGAGACCTTCGGCCCCACCCTCGTGGTCAACCCGGTCAAGGACATGGACGAGGCCGTCGAGCTGACCAACGCCACGAAGTACGGCCTGGCCGGCGCGGTCTTCGGCAAGAAGCGCGCCATGGACGTGGCCGCGCGGATCCGGTCGGGCATGACCTCGGTGAACTCGGTGATCTCCTTCGCCGCGATCCCGGGCCTGCCGTTCGGCGGCGTGGGCGACTCGGGCTTCGGCCGCATCCACGGCCCCGACGGCCTGCGCGAGTTCACCTACCCGAAGGCCATCACGAAGCAGCGGATGAAGCCCGTCCTCATGCTGCAGTCGCTCACCCGCGACGAGAAGACCGAGAGCCGGTTCCAGCAGATCCTCACCGTCATGCACGGCGGGTCCAGCACGCTGCCGAAGCGGCGCTGA
- a CDS encoding NuoB/complex I 20 kDa subunit family protein has translation MGLEEKLPSGVLLSTVEGLAGYFRKASFWPATFGLACCAIEMMTFGAPRYDSGRFGMEVFRPSPRQADLMIVAGRVSQKMAPVLRQIYDQMPGPKWVLAMGVCASSGGMFNNYAIVQGVDHVVPVDMYLPGCPPRPEMLIDAIFKLRDSIQHTQLGADRNAEIREQEAAALAALPTSSQTGLLR, from the coding sequence ATGGGCCTCGAGGAAAAACTCCCCAGTGGCGTGCTGCTCTCGACCGTCGAGGGCCTCGCCGGCTACTTCCGCAAGGCGTCGTTCTGGCCGGCCACGTTCGGCCTGGCCTGCTGCGCCATCGAGATGATGACGTTCGGCGCGCCACGCTACGACTCCGGCCGCTTCGGCATGGAGGTCTTCCGGCCGTCGCCGCGCCAGGCCGACCTCATGATCGTCGCGGGTCGCGTGAGCCAGAAGATGGCTCCCGTCCTGCGCCAGATCTACGACCAGATGCCCGGCCCCAAGTGGGTGCTCGCGATGGGCGTCTGCGCCAGCTCGGGCGGCATGTTCAACAACTACGCGATCGTGCAGGGCGTCGACCACGTCGTCCCGGTCGACATGTACCTGCCGGGCTGCCCGCCGCGTCCCGAGATGCTCATCGACGCGATCTTCAAGCTGCGCGACTCGATCCAGCACACGCAGCTGGGCGCCGACCGCAACGCCGAGATCCGTGAGCAGGAGGCCGCCGCCCTGGCCGCCCTGCCCACCTCCTCGCAGACGGGACTTCTCCGATGA
- a CDS encoding HipA family kinase, translated as MISRVGVVRYVTPLREGGSLPGVVEGDDLGTYVCKFSGAGQGVRVLVAEVIVSGLATRLGLLTPRLVALELDQAIARYEADEEVQDLLNASIGLNLGVDFLPGSFGFDGDIDARGTDHGMILWLDAFCANVDRSWRNPNLLVWHGDVWVIDHGASLYFHHAWSRGVTDPARFAAQPWDSSDHVLRPHLAEVAEADVRARRVLSREVFEEVVSEVPDEWLTTTPDVTPQMLREAYVEFLTARLASTAWLPEVDA; from the coding sequence GTGATCTCGCGGGTCGGGGTGGTCAGGTACGTCACGCCGCTGCGTGAGGGCGGCAGCCTGCCCGGAGTGGTCGAGGGCGACGACCTCGGGACGTACGTCTGCAAGTTCTCCGGAGCCGGGCAGGGCGTCCGGGTGCTCGTCGCCGAGGTCATCGTGAGTGGACTGGCCACGCGGCTGGGACTGCTCACGCCTCGCCTCGTCGCGCTCGAGCTCGACCAGGCCATCGCGCGCTACGAGGCGGACGAGGAGGTGCAGGACCTGCTGAACGCCAGCATCGGCCTCAACCTCGGCGTCGACTTCCTCCCGGGCTCCTTCGGGTTCGACGGCGACATCGATGCCCGCGGCACCGATCACGGCATGATCCTGTGGCTCGACGCGTTCTGCGCGAACGTGGACCGCAGCTGGCGCAATCCCAACCTGCTCGTGTGGCACGGCGACGTGTGGGTCATCGACCACGGCGCCTCGCTGTACTTCCACCACGCGTGGAGCCGCGGGGTCACCGACCCGGCCCGCTTCGCCGCTCAGCCCTGGGACTCCTCCGACCACGTGCTGCGTCCGCACCTCGCCGAGGTCGCGGAGGCTGACGTCCGGGCCCGGCGCGTCCTCTCGCGTGAGGTCTTCGAGGAGGTCGTGTCCGAGGTCCCGGACGAGTGGCTGACCACGACGCCCGACGTCACGCCCCAGATGCTGCGCGAGGCGTACGTCGAGTTCCTCACCGCGCGGCTCGCCAGCACCGCCTGGCTCCCGGAGGTGGACGCATGA
- a CDS encoding SGNH/GDSL hydrolase family protein, which produces MTFARYVALGDSFTEGVGDDDPALPNGVRGWADRFAAALDRAQGGGLSYANLAIRGRKLMPIAAEQLEPALALRPDLVTIYAGANDIMRPKVDLDAILAEYDRVIARLVASGARVVMFTPADPGGSRIYAVVRARFVRYRDAVREIAERHGATLVDYWNLTDYRDARLWDTDRMHMSPAGHQRMAIAVLDALGVDHDLEPLVLADPSPMTALERVKAQLQWAVEYLGPWIKRRVTGRSSGDGLDPRYRELTPLSESAA; this is translated from the coding sequence GTGACTTTTGCGCGCTATGTGGCCCTGGGCGACTCGTTCACCGAAGGTGTCGGCGACGACGATCCGGCCCTGCCGAACGGCGTGCGGGGCTGGGCCGACCGGTTCGCCGCGGCCCTCGATCGGGCGCAGGGCGGCGGCCTCTCGTACGCCAATCTCGCGATCCGTGGACGCAAGCTGATGCCGATCGCGGCCGAGCAGCTGGAGCCCGCCCTGGCGCTGCGTCCCGACCTCGTCACGATCTACGCCGGCGCGAACGACATCATGCGGCCGAAGGTCGACCTCGACGCGATCCTGGCCGAGTACGACCGCGTCATCGCGCGCCTCGTCGCCTCGGGTGCGCGCGTCGTGATGTTCACCCCGGCCGACCCGGGCGGCTCGCGGATCTACGCCGTCGTGCGGGCCCGCTTCGTCCGCTACCGCGACGCCGTCCGCGAGATCGCCGAGCGCCACGGCGCGACGCTGGTGGACTACTGGAACCTCACCGACTACCGCGACGCGCGCCTGTGGGACACCGATCGGATGCACATGTCGCCCGCCGGCCACCAGCGCATGGCGATCGCCGTGCTCGACGCCCTCGGCGTGGACCACGACCTCGAGCCGCTCGTGCTGGCCGACCCGTCCCCGATGACGGCGCTCGAGCGCGTGAAGGCGCAGCTGCAGTGGGCCGTGGAGTACCTCGGCCCGTGGATCAAGCGCCGGGTCACCGGGCGGTCCAGCGGCGACGGTCTCGACCCGCGCTATCGCGAGCTGACCCCGCTCAGCGAATCAGCCGCGTAG
- a CDS encoding NHL repeat-containing protein — MSPLVKTTSRALALGTTGALVAGLIAAAPASAAVNVDVPPTKTVSGELSGPIGIEDDAAGNVYVASQNNNAVVVHRANASGASAPLRRISGAATGLASPRDVALDANGFLYVVNLTGDVRVFAPNASGNVAPTKTFGTGAGNAWGIDIAGGEIYVRKTNAYNVYSPAATGSPAPTERVVTGLGQGRSIVVSGPRVWTANGTQLRAYSRTADGAATPIQSINNALPNTEINGLDADSAGRIHVATFSPATVRVFAPNADGNDTALKILGGPASTLSQSTGLTILGGGSFAVADFGQGRYRVFKSLFVKPATKPGKVRSLKVGGKRTSKVRKVVWKAPSSNGGAKITSYRIVVKKGGKTLLKRNVSGSSRSLKIKRSKLRNGVNTVYVQAKNSKGLGPAAKKSFRVRK; from the coding sequence ATGAGCCCCCTCGTGAAGACCACCTCCCGCGCGCTGGCGCTCGGGACCACCGGCGCCCTGGTCGCCGGACTGATCGCCGCCGCGCCCGCGAGCGCCGCGGTGAACGTGGACGTACCGCCCACCAAGACCGTCAGCGGCGAGCTGTCCGGCCCCATCGGCATCGAGGACGACGCGGCCGGGAACGTCTACGTGGCGTCCCAGAACAACAACGCCGTCGTGGTGCATCGGGCGAACGCCTCGGGCGCCTCGGCTCCGCTACGGCGGATCAGCGGCGCGGCCACGGGGCTGGCCTCGCCCCGCGACGTCGCCCTCGACGCGAACGGCTTCCTCTACGTCGTCAACCTCACCGGGGACGTGCGCGTGTTCGCGCCGAACGCCAGCGGCAACGTCGCGCCGACGAAGACCTTCGGCACCGGCGCGGGCAACGCCTGGGGCATCGACATCGCCGGGGGCGAGATCTACGTGCGCAAGACGAACGCGTACAACGTCTACTCCCCCGCTGCGACCGGGTCCCCGGCGCCGACCGAGCGCGTGGTCACCGGGCTCGGCCAGGGCCGGTCGATCGTGGTCTCCGGACCTCGCGTGTGGACCGCCAACGGCACCCAGCTGCGGGCGTACTCCCGCACGGCGGACGGTGCCGCCACGCCGATCCAGTCGATCAACAACGCGCTGCCGAACACCGAGATCAACGGACTCGACGCGGACTCGGCCGGGCGCATCCACGTCGCGACGTTCAGCCCCGCCACGGTACGCGTGTTCGCACCGAACGCGGACGGGAACGACACGGCGCTGAAGATCCTCGGCGGACCCGCCTCGACGCTGAGCCAGTCGACGGGCCTCACGATCCTGGGCGGCGGATCGTTCGCCGTGGCCGACTTCGGCCAGGGTCGCTACCGGGTCTTCAAGAGCCTGTTCGTCAAGCCGGCCACCAAGCCCGGCAAGGTGCGGTCGCTGAAGGTCGGCGGCAAGCGCACCTCGAAGGTCCGCAAGGTCGTCTGGAAGGCTCCGTCGTCCAACGGCGGTGCGAAGATCACGTCCTACCGGATCGTGGTGAAGAAGGGCGGCAAGACCCTGCTCAAGCGCAACGTGAGCGGCTCGAGCCGCTCTCTGAAGATCAAGCGCTCGAAGCTGCGCAACGGCGTCAACACCGTCTACGTGCAGGCGAAGAACAGCAAGGGTCTCGGCCCGGCGGCCAAGAAGAGCTTCCGCGTGCGGAAGTGA
- a CDS encoding winged helix DNA-binding domain-containing protein codes for MRMDEAERRRRLAVRHALAAPVDSPEDVTAAVTALHSTDPASMVLSVLARLREPSIAEVERALYEDRSLVRVLAMRRTVFAVPTADSPAYIASTQHSVAGPEYRKLRGMIADSGIDAPDEWLAAAHAAALAAFDRLEVFSSAELAAADPLLSTRIEIGAGTKYATQQSIASRLLTVMSAEGHVVRARPTGTWASTQFRWASMRRWLPDVGDLPDAADSRSLVARRWLSRFGPARPEDLQWWTGWTKGHTTAALATLDTAEVELDDGTGLVLADDLDPTPDPGPWVALLPALDPTTMGWKHRSWYLGEHGPRVFDTTGNAGPTVWQDGRIVGGWAIRDDGTVAVRLLADVGTDAEKAIEQEAEALERRLAATVVKARGRRWTPVEQELRG; via the coding sequence ATGCGGATGGACGAGGCCGAGCGGCGGCGCCGACTCGCGGTCAGGCACGCGCTGGCGGCACCGGTCGACTCACCCGAGGACGTGACCGCGGCGGTCACCGCCCTGCACAGCACCGATCCCGCCTCGATGGTGCTGTCGGTCCTGGCGCGGCTGCGCGAGCCCAGCATCGCCGAGGTCGAGCGGGCGCTCTACGAGGACCGCTCGCTCGTGCGCGTGCTGGCGATGCGCCGCACCGTCTTCGCGGTGCCCACCGCGGACTCCCCCGCCTACATCGCCTCCACGCAGCACTCGGTCGCCGGGCCCGAGTACCGCAAGCTGCGCGGGATGATCGCCGACTCGGGCATCGACGCGCCCGACGAGTGGCTGGCCGCGGCCCACGCCGCCGCGCTCGCGGCGTTCGACCGGCTCGAGGTCTTCAGCAGCGCCGAGCTCGCCGCCGCCGACCCGCTGCTGTCCACGCGCATCGAGATCGGCGCCGGCACCAAGTACGCCACGCAGCAGTCGATCGCCAGCCGGCTGCTCACCGTCATGTCGGCCGAGGGCCACGTCGTGCGCGCCCGGCCCACCGGCACGTGGGCGTCCACCCAGTTCCGCTGGGCGTCGATGCGGCGCTGGCTGCCCGACGTGGGCGACCTGCCCGACGCGGCCGATTCTCGCTCGCTCGTCGCCCGTCGCTGGCTCTCGCGCTTCGGTCCGGCCCGCCCCGAGGACCTGCAGTGGTGGACCGGCTGGACCAAGGGCCACACCACCGCCGCGCTCGCCACCCTCGACACGGCCGAGGTCGAGCTCGACGACGGCACCGGACTCGTCCTGGCCGACGACCTCGACCCCACGCCCGATCCCGGTCCGTGGGTGGCGCTGCTGCCGGCGCTCGACCCCACGACGATGGGGTGGAAGCACCGCTCCTGGTACCTCGGCGAGCACGGTCCGCGGGTCTTCGACACCACGGGCAACGCCGGTCCCACCGTCTGGCAGGACGGCCGGATCGTCGGCGGCTGGGCCATCCGCGACGATGGCACGGTGGCCGTGCGGCTGCTCGCCGACGTGGGCACCGACGCCGAGAAGGCGATCGAGCAGGAGGCCGAGGCCCTGGAGCGGCGCCTCGCGGCCACCGTGGTCAAGGCACGCGGCCGGCGCTGGACCCCGGTGGAGCAGGAGCTACGCGGCTGA